The Vespa velutina chromosome 17, iVesVel2.1, whole genome shotgun sequence genome segment GTCATTCATCCCACCTATATTCatcccctttttttccctttcacgGCCCTTTATATTCCCTTTAAATTGCCATAAAGTTAGGCTTCGCCGTAGAAAATGATTTCGTTTCGACTCGTAAATTTTCATCTTCGATGTTTAAGCCGATGATAATATAGCAAAATTGTGTGAtacgtatgtaggtatatcACATAATATTTCGAGCGATGCACACGCACATATTTGCACTCACAtgctgattttctttttcttttttttttttttctttttctttttctttattcatctaTTTCGTTCGGTTCTATTTCGTTTAATCTTATCAATTTCTTCTCACGCAGATGTCGATAGACATCTTCTCCtttgtcgtttctttttttttttttttttttttttttttttttttttttgttatatattgaaACGCAAGTGCACAGCACTGTATCACCGCATCGTCGAACGTTGGTGTTTGCACAGCACTGATATCTTCCTTTTcccgagagagaaaaagagaaaacaaagtaatatacgaaatatacatatacgtatatatatatatatgcgtgtatatatatatatatacagagaaagagattgtaCGATCGATTAAACTGCCTTTCTCCCGTGTCACGAGTGCACTGTTTTCCACATTTTCTCATCGACTGAAAcatacctttttctttctcccctttccTCTCTCATTTCGGCTTGTTCCCCATCTCATTCTTTTCCAACTCCCGAACgcataagaaattttatttcgtgagagtgagagacatTGTTCTAAAGGGTACcgtaaatattaatcgatcgacGTTTAAATTTCTCGTCGACATCGATAGAATtcactatctctctgtctctctctctctctctctctttctctctctttctctctcattatttcctcttttttctatcgtttgttttgtttctcttgCGCTAAAGTAGGAAATTGCTGTAAGCCCGATCAAAGAGAATTTCTAGCTCTTGCCTCGACCCGATAAGCTTCGCCGGAAACGTGAGGTTTTTTCAAAAAGTATTtcatttagaaagaaaatgaaaaagtcgaaagaaagaaaataaaaagaaaaaatgaaggaggaaggaaaaaaaaaaaaatatagggcaaaattcttcaaagaaatctttttgaaGAAGCTCCACGTTTCAATTGTCAGATCGATCTAatcgattaacgataattctctttatctatttaatcgTAATCAGTGCCACCGCGTTGGGTAATGGAGCCTCAAGATGTTCGTGCGTCAGAAGGAATGTCAAGATTGGTCCTCCATTGTCACGCCGAAGGATTTCCACCGCCTGCTATTACTTGGCGTAGAGCAACAGGGAAAAAACCTGGCAATTATTACGACATCGCAAGTCACGAACACACTCAAGATCTTCGAATACACTCAAATGGTTCACTCGTCTTTGGTCGAGTACAAGAGGATCACGAGGGATTTTATTTGTGCGAAGCACTCAATGGTATCGGTGCTGGATTGAGCAAGGTGGTCTACTTAACTGTCAATGGTGAGATAAGTGATACTTCGATAAATAATGCTATCGATCACTCTTTCTAAtcagttctttcttttccgatATTAATCctctgataataatgatatcgataattcgaaagaaaaaaaaaaaagaaaaaaaaaaaaaacgaacaaaacaaacaaagaaacgaacaaacaatagaaaaataatattttgcggagttaattaatttttatttcgttattaggaaaataattaaattaaaagaagaaacaagaaagtcaaggttaatatatatgtatttataattaatgaaaaaagaaaaaaaaaattaatctaactttgcaatttacaaatatggaaataaaaattttaacgtttATTCAATTGTTAAAATCTTACTCTAATTTGTATTCGTATTGGTTTATgtcaaatgaatataatatatttctatacgtgataaataaattattttatataaaagaataagtaatattaatatttgttcaaTGTACGTAAATAGTTCCTGCGCACTTCGTTGAAAAACATCGTAATCAAACTGCGAGGCTTGGTTCAAATGCGTCGCTTCGTTGCGAGGCCAAGGGCGATCATCCCTTAAAGATAAGCTGGCGAAAGGGTGGCCTTCAAATAGAACCAACTCTTTCCGACTATCGCTATACCCTCAAGGAAGAGAACACCACTGATGGTCTTATCAGTGTGCTTGGTTTCGCAAGCACCAGCAGAGAAGACAGCGGTAGATATTTTTGCATTGCTACCAATGCTTATGGCCGAGATGAAACTACCATTCATCTTTATATACAAGGTGAgcttatattattctatatcgTGTATCCCTAAAATCATAATAGAGTATAgtcataaagaaaagaatactatttttttttttttactattaattgAATACATTTCTTCGAcaattattaatcgtattaaaaatcGTAGTGATtctagtgaaaaaaaaaaaagaaagtaaataaataaaatttatttagattgtaaatctttattttctcgtaccatcgtttattattattattattattattattattattattattattattagttatatCAAATTCGAAGAGAACACCCTATATACGTTATTTGAAAGTCAATCCTCCCGTATGTGTCACTTttctcaataataattatcttccaAACGAATATTTGTGAATTCATGAATCGATTAACGTTGCCTTCAgtgacatttttaattattatacaaagtgcaagcatgtatgtgtgtgtgtgtgtgtgtgtccgtATATGCGAATATATGATCGATCGTAACGTTTATGGCCGGTCCACAGAGAGATCGTTAATTTGCAGCGAACGTGCAAATAATAGATATGCATCGTTTTCATATCGAGAACAAAGGAGATACtaacttgttaaaaaaaaaaatctaattaatttagcataagatatttcttttcataaggACATTTTAcgagtatatgtatgtaaatacatacatacattcgttTCTCAAgctttaataataacgacgaaataaagaatatcttttttattttttatttatataaaacgaagcaaccattgataaaaaagaaaagaaaaaataaaaagagaaaagaaaacgtaaaaatagAACTATCCTCAGAAAACTTTATTAAATGCAAGTTGAAGCTTCTAGCAATATCCGTAGTTAAATTAACTTGTCATCTCGAAGAACGATCTATCGACAAATCTATCGTTTTCTATGGATaatgagaaaagtaaaataacatgagaatttaataagataatactTTTACatgattttgatataatataatacaaaaaaaaaagaaaaagaaaactagatttcaaaacaaaagataaaataaatcaaataatcatttcgattattatctcgaaactattattatctatGAATACAACCAACATCTTTATGATGATATTGCAATTGTTATTAgcttattgttaatttataaaagctctccatttaattaaattgtacgtacatatatatatatatacgcgttcTACACGTTGATTAAAGAAGAatagatcatttattttattaaagaatcctaatccttttatattaaatattgaaaatgcaAATGTATGATATGTTatgtctcttttattatttattataatttattttcgcgTTAAACGCATACAGAACCACCGGATTTCCCTCGGAATCTCCATGTGATCGAGAAAGGAAGCCGTTACATCAAAATTGGATGGACAACCAGCCAAGATGGCAACAGCCCGATTACACAATACATTATCGAGTACAAGACGGACTCCGGCGAGTATAAAGCTCTTTTCATTCGAGTATATACCATCTCGATCGAGATTTCGCGTTcctcgaacgatcgatttttctcttctttttttagaagTCTGGCACGATCACACCTTTCATACAACCGTATCAGGATCCAGAGCTTATGGTCATGTGAGCGGTCTTCGACCAGCCGTCACTTATCAATTTCGCGTTTACGCAGAGAATGAACTCGGTAGAAGTCAAGCTAGCGACGTAGGTATCACCGCATGTTAACATCGGTggtgttaatatttaaacaaaaaaaagaaaaaacagatagatttataaataaatcaattttttttttctatcggtACATACTGTTATCCTAGTAGCATACCAAATTACTAACTACAGCGCAAGACtgtaatatactttttcttgtttttttttaaacgctGATAAACATACCACtgtttttacatatataaatatatatatatatatatatatatatatatatatatatatttccgtatagtatttatatatagtaaatagaCATAAGTGGATgtccttttaattatgattgGACGACAGGGGACGACACGTCCTATCGTGTCGTTAATCCTACCGTGTCTTACCGAAGGCCCCCCTGGTGCTTTTCAGATTTTAGACGCGACGACAGATGGGGAAAAGCCAGGAGGTCCTCCGAGAAACCTCAAGGTGGAACCCGTCAGCTCGACCGAGTTTAACGTCACCTGGGATCCACCTGATCATGATTTATGGAATGGGGAAATTCTCGGTTATCACGTTGGATACAAGGAACACCGGTAATCACGAAGCGAACCAACTCactcttattattttcaagtatTATACGAGCGAGCTAGGTCATccatcatttattattattcttattattattattattattattattattattattattattattattattattattattattattattaacagcttttaatatctctatgaagaataattaaatagaaatttcaaaatattgcatatgttataaacattaaatttatttttgttcatatCTATTAATCTTAATCTATTCatcttaatatcattatatatttaaaataattattatgataaatatatgagGCTTCTTCTTCGAATTAGTTTGGCAGCCGAACAGTACACTTACAGAACGGTCGAAAGAAGAATTTCAACAGCTAGTGTGGCATTAGGCTTGGCAAGGACCTCTTTGCCAGGTCGTCAATATCAATTGATGAATTTAAAGAAGTTCACTCGATATAGTGTAGTAGTACAAGCCTACAATACTCTCGGCCAAGGACCAGTAACACCAGAAATCGTTGCTACCACTCTCGAGGATGGTAAGccatagaatattatttataatttgaatatatttattatttcaacgtGGAATACTATTGTAATCGacgatatgattattatatttttgttattattatcatcatcattattattataattattgttgtattgttgttgttgttgttgttgttgttgttgttattgttgttgttgttattgttgttattattgttaatatggtTCTCGTCTAGCGTAAAATTCTTCATTGTttggagaaaataaattttctcgtcTAGACTCTCTTATTTTCATCACGATTTCGAGAGGCCTCAAAGATTcatgagaaaagaataatgctCACGCTTTGCAGCCTATCGCGAGTTTCGTAATGCATACAAACCACTGACTGTCGACGCTCggctaaataataaattcaaaccGGTGGGTGAAACGGTCGGCTGCCCGCGTcggagaaagataaaacgtaaaagagagagagagagagagagagagagagaaagagcgagagaaagagaaagatcgagTGATCCACTTGCaaataacttttctttaatCCGTACCAAGATTGAATGCGATACGCCGCTTAAATTTCTCGAGTACTTTCCGTTCTTTCATCGTCCAAGCCGGATAAACATTCCACCTCTTGGCAAAAGCCAATCCCGTGCTTTGCGTGCATTAAGCATTTTGAAGGTTATCtctagagagaaaaaaagagagagagagagagagagagagaattgaacTGGAAAGAGAACGTagagtgaaaaaaattaaaaggaatatcagtaacaacgataaaggtttaataataaactttgaGAGTTTTACGCGTATTCGTTATAAAGAAAGCGTGTAAGAATTAATGTCGGATTTGTTTTTATGATCGTTTAAAAAGAGGAAtaggatttattattttttttacagtacCAAGTAATCCACCTCAGGACGTAAGATGTACGGCATTGTCCTCGCAATCGTTGCAACTCTCATGGGATCCACCGCCGGATTCCAGTTTGAATGGCATTCTGAAGGGTTACAAAGTGATGTGGGAGAACATGGACTCTCTAACGGAATCTAGCAAGTCCGAAATGAAGATCACCACTGCTTTAACTGTGGTGATACATAGCCTcgaaaaatatacgaattatTCGGTACAAGCGTTGGCCTTTACAAGAGCTGGCGATGGAGTTGCCTCGGCACCACTTTACTGTGTCACCGAAGAAGACTTTCCCGAAGTCCCAGCCGGTGTCAAGGCCGTTGCTAGTTCAGCCACATCCATCATCGTCTCTTGGTTACCACCACTAAGAAGCAACGGCAATATCACTTCGTACAACGTTCATATCCGTAGCGTTGGCGCTGACAGCAAGTGGTTTAGACGAGCCATCTCACCCCATCAAACTAGTTACCAAGCTGAGAATTTGCATAAAAGGAATCAGTATGAGTTCAGTATAGCTGCTATCACGTCGGTTGGTGAGGGACCAAAGACTCCATTGATTACTGTCTCGCCATCGAGCGAAGGTGAATATTTGATTTtgtcgtttcatttttttaccGATAGgattaattttacgattaatgtattatgagatatatatgaaaaattggaTTAACAAGGATGCGTTGAACTTTCATAGTTCGAGCTGCAATTTATTCGTTTGGTGTGGTCCTCATCGTTCCTTGGAAACAAGACGTCACTTTATCTTGTCAGAGCGTTGGCAAACCGGAACCTTCGGTGATCTGGAAACAATGGGGTCAAATGGTGAAATCATCCGCGAGAATATCCATGTTGCCAGACGGTTCCTTACAGATTACAGAGCTACACAGAGAGGACAGTGGGAATTACACTTGTTTCGTTGAAAATCGTCACGGTTCCGATCAAATAACTCATCGTTTGACCGTACAAGGTATACTTCCATTAACattgaatgaattttcttttgtgttAGCCTCATTATCGTTCGTTTAACAACTTTATCAAGGGTTGGTCACGTGCCAAGTCCTTTAACATCTTCTACTCGAGCAAGTTAATAAATTAGATCTcggtaaagaaaattaaaatgaacttTTGCCTCGAAGGTAGACCATTAGAAGTGCTTTTTTTCGAGTCTTCCTTCGTTTAGAAAATCGAGTTTTATCTAGAGAAACCCTTACTACTCGCGTCATAAAAATTGGATCGGATTCGCGTCATTTAAGGTCTCTATGCGTTTCTCGTCGTctccgttcttttcttttccttttcttttttccttttccttttcccccattcattctccctcttcttctctctctctgtctctctctctctctctctctctatccttttttttttccagttcCACCGGCAGCACCACTTTTACACGCCACCAGCGCGACGAGTAATTCGATAAACGTTCAGTGGAAGAACGGCGACGATGGCGGTGCTCCGATAAGAGGCTACATCCTCCACTATAAACGAGAATCCGGCGAATGGGAAGAGGTCAAAGTATCTCATAAGATGAGCAGCTTCGTACTGTCTCGTCTTTGGTGTGGCAATGATTATCAGATGTATCTGACGGCGTACAATCGAATTGGTATGGGCTCGCCTAGCGAAATTGTCAAAGCCAGAACGGAAGGTTCAAAGCCAGAAGATTCGCCTGGTAGCGCTGATAAATTTATCACCGTCAACGTATCCTGGATCACGCTTCATCTTAGTACCTGGAACGACGGTGGCTGTCCTATAACATACTTCGAATTAGAGTTTCGAAAGAACGGAGAGGATATTTGGACTTTAGTTTCCAGCAACATCGAGGTACCATTCATTTTCATCGGTTCATCCTTCTTATCTCGCTTGGATTCTCcttaatcttttcattttctcttttaggtACAGAAGACTTATACTTTGAGCGAGTTACAGCCTGGTACTACCTATGACATACGTATACGAGCACACAACAATGCCGGTTCCTCGGTCGTCGAATACAAAGTGACGACCTTACAACTTCACGTTAGCTCAACGATAGCAACGATCGagatcgatcattttataCCACAGCATACGCCGGTATACTCGGACCTAAAATTGATCGTTCCACTGATACTGAGTTCTTTGGCCGTTATCGCTGCAGCAGGTGCTGTATTTTACTGTTTTCGAAAACGTAAGTATACCACGTTCCCAgaacgtaataacgattacgagGGCAAGCGAATCGTTTAATTTTCAGTATCGATCGTAGGTTCTTTCATGGGTGATATGGGTAGCTTACACGATGCTCAAACTGCTGCGGCATTAgacaataaacaaaatatggAACAACGAGAACAATATTATGCCACCGTCAGAAAACCTCTGCGTTCTCCGATACGTGAAATGGCCACCTTAGAAAAAATTCCAGGTGAGTTAAGACGATGCAACTGaagttatatgtaatatatatacatatatatatatatatatatatattttttttttccatcaatttgatcgaaattttaatgatttgtAGAATATTCGGAGGACATTTATCCGTATGCCACATTCCAATTGGAGGAAAGTGTTCCCGCAGGAGGTGACAGCCGTTGCAATTCAGCAGCACCACTTCAGACTTTCGTTTATCATGATCCTCGGCTGTCTACTGCCGATACTCTACAATTAAGAGAGGTATCGTCCGGCTCATTGATTCCACCTTTCATCCTCTCGTCGCTTTTCATTCGTTAACCATCATCATGCATCCTCATACCGAAGCATCGTCGTACGACACCCGCGATACACACATTGCACACTGCATGTACGACAATTACAAAAATCGATGCGTACGAATACATGGACGGtgctcttcttatttttcctttctttttactttcgcTGATCGGACGATCGATCCGATCGTTCGTTCTCCAATTGTCAGATTTTTGCGCTAGAAAAACGCTGCGGAAAAAATATTGCTTCAGCATGCGGCACTACGGCTTCCACCAACAGAGTCTGGCCTCGTaaacctttattttctttctttctttctttctttctttctttcattctttttttctttcctttctttctttctttccttctttctcgctatctttctttctatcttactttctttctttctttctttctttctttctttctttctttctttcgttctttctttctttcattctttcttcctttttctctctctctctctctctctctctctctctctctctctttctttttctttctttctttctgtcacATTCTTTTCTTGCGGTATCCATCAGGATAAACAGGCTGAAGCTCTCTACCTCTATCTCCTAAGTTCCGTAATAAATTGCGTGAACGGTAGACTAGAGGTTCACGAgcaaagaagtaaaaatagCCCAACGATCGTTGCGACTGCTGGTCCCACCTTGCTTCGTTTTCGCAGCTCTGATTAGTCTGTCCGAGGAAATGCAACACCGACACTCACATCGACAGCTCTCCGATTCCGCCATCTTACGATCCTTAAAAGCATCTTTCATTCTTTGAACAACgttgaaaaataacaaaggaGACTCGTAAGAATCTAGATCAGCGCCACTCGGGGGATCATAgccacttctctttcttttttaacataccTTGGACGATAATCTCGATTGCACATCGAGAGTAGCCtaggtctttctctctttatctctttctctttttctctctctctctctctctctctctctctctttctctctctctctctctttttttcactttgtcTTTCCCTCTcgatttttctcattcttctgGCGCtcgaaattaaaatcaatatcagAGAGTAACGCACACaaacgatctttctctctttatctctgtctctctatctctttatcgatGGCGTACCTCGAGAGTTTCGAGCTGTGAACTCCTAAGATGTTGGCAAAGTTCGTTGAAATCGAATTAGAGTGGCCCTGATCTAGAGATCATTCAATCCACTCGACACAAATCAACGGGGAACTTTTGGGTACAGGATGAAACGTGAAGAGAAACTATCGTTGTATGCTCTTAAAGGAGAAGGGTAGCTCGTCGTAATATACTActaagatagagaaagacgaTGGACGTATGTATAGGACATCGGTGTAGCGTGTCCTCGTTCTCCTCGTGCGAAGTGCCATTCATCGAACCACAATTCCGTCTGATTGCAGTCGGATTGCAACCGGTACACTAAGGTACGCGGAGGCCGTTCGTCCTCTGCACCGTTGCACAAAACGCACAAGGTCAGTCAGGGCAAGTCCGAGTCGGAGGAATACGACACCCTGGGCTCGGACAGCGACACGGAAGTCGGGACCAGCAGCCGAACCGAGTCTTCCAATCATCTCGTCGATTCGCACCATTCGGCGTCTGCCGCCGATTCGCGTGTCCACAGTATGCAGTTTATCATTGTTTTctacctctctttttctctatttttcttctctcttttctttttttactttccctttttgtttctctctttctctcattctcttggATTCGATTCtattgatctctctctctctctctctctctctctcactctctttctctctctatctctctctctttttttctgatctTTTGTGCTATCCTCACATATGATTCAA includes the following:
- the LOC124955107 gene encoding Down syndrome cell adhesion molecule-like protein Dscam2 isoform X7 — protein: MLVGGGNAGVGDGNGNGDAGGEVLGEGRGVVLDSQGPVLVSEPRSSVEFSNDTGAMIHCSAHGSPSPRIDWLMGDGSPVLPIPHIRDMLANGSMHFLPFGAESYRHDVHSAVYRCQASNSVGRVLGREITVKAVVRQKYEVQVRDAYVLVGNTGVLRCEIPSFAKDYVKVTSWVQDSAFNIFPTHESGGKYHMLPTGELLVFSVTSTDAHASYRCRTVHHVTGDTVESSSYARLVVTEHRNPVPPRFNERVSPAPIRTGETIVLSCISQGIPPPTYLWFRESVSGTAMIFNSERIHARAGVLILQAARPEDAGRYVCHANNTAGSERVELEVSIISSISIHLTPQQVTVDLGKDAEFQCSVTGRPLPVISWAKDGLPVREGSSGRTKITENGGSTLHISSIVRDDKGMYQCFAKNDYEMVQATAELRLGDAAPQLLYKFIEQTIQPGPSVSLKCIATGNPTPHFSWTLDGFPLPQNDRFMIGQYVTVHGDVISHVNISAVHVEDGGEYQCSAVNRVAKAHHSARLNIYGLPHVRPMGNYAAVAGETTIIKCPVAGFPIASITWEKDGQILPTSRRQEVSPNGTLVLHRVDSSTDRGAYTCTAKNKQGRSDSQTVHIEVKVPPTIAPFSFNKDLSEGVRAQVTCMIEKGDPPFTIIWSKDGEPIGSSGTAAFGNTGITAPRHSQTPAGLRVTSIDVHSSSIVIDRVTAEHTGNYTCLARNSVAEVVWTAELVVRVPPRWVMEPQDVRASEGMSRLVLHCHAEGFPPPAITWRRATGKKPGNYYDIASHEHTQDLRIHSNGSLVFGRVQEDHEGFYLCEALNGIGAGLSKVVYLTVNVPAHFVEKHRNQTARLGSNASLRCEAKGDHPLKISWRKGGLQIEPTLSDYRYTLKEENTTDGLISVLGFASTSREDSGRYFCIATNAYGRDETTIHLYIQEPPDFPRNLHVIEKGSRYIKIGWTTSQDGNSPITQYIIEYKTDSEVWHDHTFHTTVSGSRAYGHVSGLRPAVTYQFRVYAENELGRSQASDILDATTDGEKPGGPPRNLKVEPVSSTEFNVTWDPPDHDLWNGEILGYHVGYKEHRLAAEQYTYRTVERRISTASVALGLARTSLPGRQYQLMNLKKFTRYSVVVQAYNTLGQGPVTPEIVATTLEDVPSNPPQDVRCTALSSQSLQLSWDPPPDSSLNGILKGYKVMWENMDSLTESSKSEMKITTALTVVIHSLEKYTNYSVQALAFTRAGDGVASAPLYCVTEEDFPEVPAGVKAVASSATSIIVSWLPPLRSNGNITSYNVHIRSVGADSKWFRRAISPHQTSYQAENLHKRNQYEFSIAAITSVGEGPKTPLITVSPSSEVRAAIYSFGVVLIVPWKQDVTLSCQSVGKPEPSVIWKQWGQMVKSSARISMLPDGSLQITELHREDSGNYTCFVENRHGSDQITHRLTVQVPPAAPLLHATSATSNSINVQWKNGDDGGAPIRGYILHYKRESGEWEEVKVSHKMSSFVLSRLWCGNDYQMYLTAYNRIGMGSPSEIVKARTEGSKPEDSPGSADKFITVNVSWITLHLSTWNDGGCPITYFELEFRKNGEDIWTLVSSNIEVQKTYTLSELQPGTTYDIRIRAHNNAGSSVVEYKVTTLQLHVSSTIATIEIDHFIPQHTPVYSDLKLIVPLILSSLAVIAAAGAVFYCFRKLSIVGSFMGDMGSLHDAQTAAALDNKQNMEQREQYYATVRKPLRSPIREMATLEKIPEYSEDIYPYATFQLEESVPAGGDSRCNSAAPLQTFVYHDPRLSTADTLQLRESDCNRYTKVRGGRSSSAPLHKTHKVSQGKSESEEYDTLGSDSDTEVGTSSRTESSNHLVDSHHSASAADSRVHSRSSYLLS
- the LOC124955107 gene encoding Down syndrome cell adhesion molecule-like protein Dscam2 isoform X5; this encodes MLVGGGNAGVGDGNGNGDAGGEVLGEGRGVVLDSQGPVLVSEPRSSVEFSNDTGAMIHCSAHGSPSPRIDWLMGDGSPVLPIPHIRDMLANGSMHFLPFGAESYRHDVHSAVYRCQASNSVGRVLGREITVKAVVRQKYEVQVRDAYVLVGNTGVLRCEIPSFAKDYVKVTSWVQDSAFNIFPTHESGGKYHMLPTGELLVFSVTSTDAHASYRCRTVHHVTGDTVESSSYARLVVTEHRNPVPPRFNERVSPAPIRTGETIVLSCISQGIPPPTYLWFRESVSGTAMIFNSERIHARAGVLILQAARPEDAGRYVCHANNTAGSERVELEVSIISSISIHLTPQQVTVDLGKDAEFQCSVTGRPLPVISWAKDGLPVREGSSGRTKITENGGSTLHISSIVRDDKGMYQCFAKNDYEMVQATAELRLGDAAPQLLYKFIEQTIQPGPSVSLKCIATGNPTPHFSWTLDGFPLPQNDRFMIGQYVTVHGDVISHVNISAVHVEDGGEYQCSAVNRVAKAHHSARLNIYGLPHVRPMGNYAAVAGETTIIKCPVAGFPIASITWEKDGQILPTSRRQEVSPNGTLVLHRVDSSTDRGAYTCTAKNKQGRSDSQTVHIEVKVPPKIDPFSFPANPQEGSRVHVTCVVSEGDSPLKITWLKDGKPLKSKEATTHQFGDYDLALRIQRASTAHNGNYTCVASNEASKTSRTASLKVHVPPRWVMEPQDVRASEGMSRLVLHCHAEGFPPPAITWRRATGKKPGNYYDIASHEHTQDLRIHSNGSLVFGRVQEDHEGFYLCEALNGIGAGLSKVVYLTVNVPAHFVEKHRNQTARLGSNASLRCEAKGDHPLKISWRKGGLQIEPTLSDYRYTLKEENTTDGLISVLGFASTSREDSGRYFCIATNAYGRDETTIHLYIQEPPDFPRNLHVIEKGSRYIKIGWTTSQDGNSPITQYIIEYKTDSEVWHDHTFHTTVSGSRAYGHVSGLRPAVTYQFRVYAENELGRSQASDILDATTDGEKPGGPPRNLKVEPVSSTEFNVTWDPPDHDLWNGEILGYHVGYKEHRLAAEQYTYRTVERRISTASVALGLARTSLPGRQYQLMNLKKFTRYSVVVQAYNTLGQGPVTPEIVATTLEDVPSNPPQDVRCTALSSQSLQLSWDPPPDSSLNGILKGYKVMWENMDSLTESSKSEMKITTALTVVIHSLEKYTNYSVQALAFTRAGDGVASAPLYCVTEEDFPEVPAGVKAVASSATSIIVSWLPPLRSNGNITSYNVHIRSVGADSKWFRRAISPHQTSYQAENLHKRNQYEFSIAAITSVGEGPKTPLITVSPSSEVRAAIYSFGVVLIVPWKQDVTLSCQSVGKPEPSVIWKQWGQMVKSSARISMLPDGSLQITELHREDSGNYTCFVENRHGSDQITHRLTVQVPPAAPLLHATSATSNSINVQWKNGDDGGAPIRGYILHYKRESGEWEEVKVSHKMSSFVLSRLWCGNDYQMYLTAYNRIGMGSPSEIVKARTEGSKPEDSPGSADKFITVNVSWITLHLSTWNDGGCPITYFELEFRKNGEDIWTLVSSNIEVQKTYTLSELQPGTTYDIRIRAHNNAGSSVVEYKVTTLQLHVSSTIATIEIDHFIPQHTPVYSDLKLIVPLILSSLAVIAAAGAVFYCFRKLSIVGSFMGDMGSLHDAQTAAALDNKQNMEQREQYYATVRKPLRSPIREMATLEKIPEYSEDIYPYATFQLEESVPAGGDSRCNSAAPLQTFVYHDPRLSTADTLQLRESDCNRYTKVRGGRSSSAPLHKTHKVSQGKSESEEYDTLGSDSDTEVGTSSRTESSNHLVDSHHSASAADSRVHNFLYHGPESSTSTEPSPILERKSFPGRGRPKMLRLARHPSEETRTNFGPITGIGNSKHQSSNSCTNRDQERDGSGNLFVPKLDPPSGFSDAFELSEAECDLDRGHCSQRNVRDFVIAV